The genomic DNA GCAACAATACCAGGTATTGACATATCTCAAAATCCAATTGTGAAAGGAGATTCAAAATCTATATCAATAGCAGCAGCAAGTATACTTGCTAAAGTTACTAGGGATAGTATAATGTACCAATATGATAGAGTATACCCAGAATATGGGTTTAAATCTCACAAAGGATATGGAACTAAAGAACACTATGAAGCTATTGAAAAATATGGCATAACTCCTATCCACAGAAAAAGTTTTTTGAAAAATATACTGTAAATATAATATGATATAATGTATATAATATAAATTACTATAGTTAATGGGGGATTAAAGATGGAATATAATGAATTATTAAAAAGTGCTAGAGAAAATTTAAATGGAAGTTGTAAAGTTTGTAAGGTTTGTAATGGGGTTGCTTGTGCAGGTGAAGTGCCTGGCATGGGAGGTAAAGGAAGTGGTTCTTCTTTTATAGAAAATAGCAAGAGTTTAGAAAAAGTAAAAGTAAATATGAGAGTAATACATGATGTATCAAATCCTGATACATCTATAGAGATGTTTGGAAAGAAAATGAGTGCACCTATATTTGCAGCTCCAGTAACAGGAACTACTTTAAATATGGGTGGAAAAATTAATGAAAGAGATTACATAGAACCAGTAGTTGCAGGATGTGCTAATAGTGGTATTTATGCAATGGTTGGTGATACGGCAGTAGATGCTTTTTTAATGGAAAATTTAGATGTAGTCAAAAAGTATAATGGAGCTGGAATTGTATTTATTAAACCTTGGGATAATGAAAATATTATAAAAAAGATAAGATTAGCTGAAGAAGCTGGTGCATTTGCAGTTGGAGTTGATATAGATGCCTGTGGTCTAGTAACTTTATCATTACATGGAAAACCAGTACTTCCTAAAAATGTTAAACAAATAAAGGAGTTAGTAAAGTCTACTAAACTACCATTTATATTGAAAGGTATAATGACTGTTGAAGATGCTTTAATGGCAGTAGAAGCAGGTGTGGATGCAATAGTTGTATCAAATCATGGAGGAAGAGTGCTTGACTGTACACCAGGAGCATGTGAAGTTTTACCAAAAATTGCTGATGCTGTTAAAGGTAAAGTTACAATACTTGCAGATGGTGGAGTGAGAACTGGTTTAGACGTACTAAAAATGATAGGTTTAGGTGCAGATGCAGTATTAATAGGAAGACCTTTTGTGACTGCTTCTTTTGGTGGTGCAACTGATGGTGTAGAAACTTATGTAAATAAACTTCAATCAGAGCTAAGTAGTTCTATGATATTAACTGGATGTCAAACTATAAAAGATATTGATGGAAAAGTTATATACAAATAAAATTTTATACAAAAAAGAGGAAAAATCATTTTAATGTAGAATAATTGTACAAAGGGGGAATTTATATGAGTAGAAAAGCTTATGAAGAAGCCTTAGTAGAATTAGAAAAATTTATTGATGAAAGAAAAGAAATAATTAAAAGTGCGGAGGACTGTATTGATAAGTACATAGTTGACAGAACGCTACCTTTTGATTACAAAGAT from Clostridioides difficile ATCC 9689 = DSM 1296 includes the following:
- a CDS encoding alpha-hydroxy-acid oxidizing protein, which produces MEYNELLKSARENLNGSCKVCKVCNGVACAGEVPGMGGKGSGSSFIENSKSLEKVKVNMRVIHDVSNPDTSIEMFGKKMSAPIFAAPVTGTTLNMGGKINERDYIEPVVAGCANSGIYAMVGDTAVDAFLMENLDVVKKYNGAGIVFIKPWDNENIIKKIRLAEEAGAFAVGVDIDACGLVTLSLHGKPVLPKNVKQIKELVKSTKLPFILKGIMTVEDALMAVEAGVDAIVVSNHGGRVLDCTPGACEVLPKIADAVKGKVTILADGGVRTGLDVLKMIGLGADAVLIGRPFVTASFGGATDGVETYVNKLQSELSSSMILTGCQTIKDIDGKVIYK